The Argopecten irradians isolate NY chromosome 16, Ai_NY, whole genome shotgun sequence genome window below encodes:
- the LOC138310853 gene encoding putative uncharacterized protein DDB_G0271606, producing the protein MNDNRQQQRHVTSRMNDNRQQQRHVTSRMNDNRQQQRHVTSRMNDNRQQQRHVTSRMNDNRQQQRHVTSRMNDNRQQQRHVTSRMNDNRQQQRHVTSRMNEIRQQQRHVTSRMNDNRQQQRHVTSRMNDNRQQQRHVTSRMNDNRQQQRHVTSRMNDNRQQQRHVTSRMNDNRQQQRHVTSRMNEIRQQQRHVTSRMNDNRQQQRHVTTSRMNDTDNKQRHVTSRMNENRQQRHVTSRMNDNRQQQRHVTSRMNDNRQQQRHVTSRMNDNNSDMLLAE; encoded by the coding sequence ATGAACgacaacagacaacaacagcgacATGTTACTAGTAGAATGAACGACAACAGACAGCAACAGCGACATGTTACTAGTAGAATGAACgacaacagacaacaacagcgacATGTTACTAGTAGAATGAACgacaacagacaacaacagcgacATGTTACTAGTAGAATGAACgacaacagacaacaacagcgacATGTTACTAGTAGAATGAACgacaacagacaacaacagcgacATGTTACTAGTAGAATGAACgacaacagacaacaacagcgacATGTTACTAGTAGAATGAACGAAAttagacaacaacagcgacaTGTTACTAGTAGAATGAACGACAACAGACAGCAACAGCGACATGTTACTAGTAGAATGAACgacaacagacaacaacagcgacATGTTACTAGTAGAATGAACgacaacagacaacaacagcgacATGTTACTAGTAGAATGAACgacaacagacaacaacaaCGACATGTTACTAGTAGAATGAACgacaacagacaacaacagcgacATGTTACTAGTAGAATGAACGAAAttagacaacaacagcgacaTGTTACTAGTAGAATGAACgacaacagacaacaacagcgacATGTTACTACTAGTAGAATGAATGACACAGACAACAAACAGCGACATGTTACTAGTAGAATGAACGAAAACAGACAACAGCGACATGTTACTAGTAGAATGAACgacaacagacaacaacaaCGACATGTTACTAGTAGAATGAACgacaacagacaacaacagcgacATGTTACTAGTAGAATGAACGACAACAACAGCGACATGTTACTAGCAGAATGA
- the LOC138310852 gene encoding putative uncharacterized protein DDB_G0271606 translates to MNGNRQQQRNVTSRMNDNRQQQRHVTSRMNDNRQQQRHFTSRMNDNRQQQRHVTSRMNDNRQKQRHVTSRINDNRQQQRHFTSRMNDNRQQQRHVTSRMNDNRQQRHVTGKMNDNRQQQRHVTSRMNDNRQQQRHVTSRMNDNRQQQRHVTSRMNDNRQQQRHVTSRMNGNRQQQRHVTSRMNDNRQQQRHVTSRMNDNRQQRDMLLVVE, encoded by the coding sequence ATGAACGGcaacagacaacaacagcggAATGTTACTAGTAGAATGAACgacaacagacaacaacagcgacATGTTACTAGTAGAATGAACgacaacagacaacaacagcgacATTTTACTAGTAGAATGAACgacaacagacaacaacagcgacATGTTACTAGTAGAATGAACGACAACAGACAAAAACAGCGACATGTTACTAGTAGAATAAACGACAACAGACAGCAACAGCGACATTTTACTAGTAGAATGAACgacaacagacaacaacagcgacATGTTACTAGTAGAATGAACGACAACAGACAACAGCGACATGTTACTGGTAAAATGAACgacaacagacaacaacagcgacATGTTACTAGTAGAATGAACgacaacagacaacaacagcgacATGTTACTAGTAGAATGAACgacaacagacaacaacagcgacATGTTACTAGTAGAATGAACgacaacagacaacaacagcgacATGTTACTAGTAGAATGAACGGcaacagacaacaacagcgacATGTTACTAGTAGAATGAACgacaacagacaacaacagcgacATGTTACTAGTAGAATGAACGACAACAGACAACAGCGCGACATGTTACTAGTAGTAGAATGA